The Manihot esculenta cultivar AM560-2 chromosome 11, M.esculenta_v8, whole genome shotgun sequence genome includes a region encoding these proteins:
- the LOC110626817 gene encoding uncharacterized protein LOC110626817 isoform X1 codes for MRRQGQYADSGANAYVGAQMQHISAQRMDSRSDNDHFQGRLEAFTPEREHPYVTSKAEGQWRWERDESKVSNPMASRILNEGQAVDGSRSYFQGKGLGLGPEPKLALEKQGINDPRFGPCEEDMQVGLKEKPLLQTFEGIEQKFLDDITKLAKEQNDAEDAENARHREKINAINSQYQEQLAALRARHASRRGECLRKESHARQQQYQQAVIDRYPSSGMDPGDPHGYSGVSSSAAINEAHQAYNTNNFKSYRERGQFLGGSRDQGFEPRGPYHGGRYDTGAGYY; via the exons ATGAGGCGGCAGGGACAGTATGCTGATTCTGGTGCCAATGCATATGTTGGTGCTCAGATGCAGCATATTTCTGCTCAGAGGATGGATAGCAGGTCTGATAATGATCATTTCCAAGGACGACTAGAGGCCTTCACTCCTGAGAGAGAGCACCCTTATGTGACCTCAAAAGCAGAGGGACAATGGAGATGGGAAAGAGATGAATCTAAAGTGTCAAATCCAATGGCATCTCGCATTCTCAATGAAG GTCAAGCTGTTGATGGGTCAAGATCCTATTTTCAGGGAAAGGGGCTTGGGCTTGGGCCCGAGCCAAAACTGGCGTTAGAGAAGCAAGGCATTAATGATCCTAGATTTGGACCATGTGAAGAAGACATGCAAGTTGGCTTGAAAGAAAAACCATTGCTGCAGACTTTTGAAGGAATTGAGCAGAAGTTCCTTGATGACATTACAAAACTAGCCAAGGAACAAAATGATGCTGAGGATGCAGAAAATGCCAGACACCGAGAG AAGATAAATGCAATAAATAGTCAGTATCAGGAACAACTAGCAGCGTTGCGAGCTCGACATGCCAGCCGTAGAGGTGAGTGCCTTCGGAAAGAGTCACATGCACGGCAACAACAATATCAACAAGCTGTGATCGACCGTTATCCCAGCAGTGGCATGGACCCTGGTGATCCTCATGGTTACAGTGGAGTTTCATCCTCAGCTGCCATCAATGAAGCTCATCAAGCCTACAatactaataattttaaatcatatAGGGAGCGGGGTCAATTTCTTGGGGGTTCAAGGGATCAAGGGTTTGAACCTAGAGGTCCATATCACGGAGGTCGTTATGATACCGGCGCAGGCTACTACTGA
- the LOC110626817 gene encoding uncharacterized protein LOC110626817 isoform X3 — translation MRRQGQYADSGANAYVGAQMQHISAQRMDSRSDNDHFQGRLEAFTPEREHPYVTSKAEGQWRWERDESKVSNPMASRILNEGQAVDGSRSYFQGKGLGLGPEPKLALEKQGINDPRFGPCEEDMQVGLKEKPLLQTFEGIEQKFLDDITKLAKEQNDAEDAENARHREDIFLRYVHPMQQ, via the exons ATGAGGCGGCAGGGACAGTATGCTGATTCTGGTGCCAATGCATATGTTGGTGCTCAGATGCAGCATATTTCTGCTCAGAGGATGGATAGCAGGTCTGATAATGATCATTTCCAAGGACGACTAGAGGCCTTCACTCCTGAGAGAGAGCACCCTTATGTGACCTCAAAAGCAGAGGGACAATGGAGATGGGAAAGAGATGAATCTAAAGTGTCAAATCCAATGGCATCTCGCATTCTCAATGAAG GTCAAGCTGTTGATGGGTCAAGATCCTATTTTCAGGGAAAGGGGCTTGGGCTTGGGCCCGAGCCAAAACTGGCGTTAGAGAAGCAAGGCATTAATGATCCTAGATTTGGACCATGTGAAGAAGACATGCAAGTTGGCTTGAAAGAAAAACCATTGCTGCAGACTTTTGAAGGAATTGAGCAGAAGTTCCTTGATGACATTACAAAACTAGCCAAGGAACAAAATGATGCTGAGGATGCAGAAAATGCCAGACACCGAGAG GACATATTCTTGAGATATGTGCATCCTATGCAACAATG A
- the LOC110626817 gene encoding uncharacterized protein LOC110626817 isoform X2 translates to MRRQGQYADSGANAYVGAQMQHISAQRMDSRSDNDHFQGRLEAFTPEREHPYVTSKAEGQWRWERDESKVSNPMASRILNEGQAVDGSRSYFQGKGLGLGPEPKLALEKQGINDPRFGPCEEDMQVGLKEKPLLQTFEGIEQKFLDDITKLAKEQNDAEDAENARHREDIFLRYVHPMQQW, encoded by the exons ATGAGGCGGCAGGGACAGTATGCTGATTCTGGTGCCAATGCATATGTTGGTGCTCAGATGCAGCATATTTCTGCTCAGAGGATGGATAGCAGGTCTGATAATGATCATTTCCAAGGACGACTAGAGGCCTTCACTCCTGAGAGAGAGCACCCTTATGTGACCTCAAAAGCAGAGGGACAATGGAGATGGGAAAGAGATGAATCTAAAGTGTCAAATCCAATGGCATCTCGCATTCTCAATGAAG GTCAAGCTGTTGATGGGTCAAGATCCTATTTTCAGGGAAAGGGGCTTGGGCTTGGGCCCGAGCCAAAACTGGCGTTAGAGAAGCAAGGCATTAATGATCCTAGATTTGGACCATGTGAAGAAGACATGCAAGTTGGCTTGAAAGAAAAACCATTGCTGCAGACTTTTGAAGGAATTGAGCAGAAGTTCCTTGATGACATTACAAAACTAGCCAAGGAACAAAATGATGCTGAGGATGCAGAAAATGCCAGACACCGAGAG GACATATTCTTGAGATATGTGCATCCTATGCAACAATGGTAA